TGGACGGTATTGAGCTATGTCGTCAAATACGCGAGAAGAATAATGTTCCCATCCTTATCTTAAGTGCTCGAGGCAGTGATACCGATAAGGTGCTTGGACTTGGATTTGGTGCGGATGATTATATGACGAAGCCCTTCTCATTAACCGAATTATTAGCAAGAATCAAATCCAATTTACGTAGAGTTGAGAGCATGATAAGTATACCGGCGAACCTACCGGACAATGAAGATATTCTACACTTTGGAAAGATCACCATTGATAAAAAGGGATATAAAGTAACGAAGGACGGCATCGAAATTTCATTATCCGCGAAAGAACTAGAGCTACTATTTTTTCTATCCAAACATAGAAACCAAGTATTCTCTAAAAGCCAGCTATTGGATGCTATCTGGGGCTACACTTCGTATGGTGATGAAAGTACAATAACTGTGTACATTCGAAGAATACGAGAGAAACTGGAAGTTGATCCGTCAAACCCCATGTATATTAAGACAGTCTGGGGGATTGGATACAAATTTAGCTTCGATGAATGACAAGTAAGATTGGAGATACATAAATGTATTTGAATGATTGGATTAGAAAATGGTTTATAGTTGTTCTTATTTGTCTATTCATAATCATTGGATGTGGGGCAGGCTTGCTCTGGGACAACTACAGAAGTGAGAGCGAGGCTGATTCTAAGCATGTAATTAATCAGGTACGGCTCCAAGTGAGCGAGATGATGCTGTACCTAGAGCAATATAGTCAGAAGATTCATGATGATCCCAAGGTACAAGAAGCCCTCCAAGGCATGTCTCAAGATCACCATGTGAGCTTAATATATGCGCAACTGGATGGCCGTGTTATATTCAATTCTTCTCCCAACAACACCATTCAACAAATAGATTTAAAAACGGCACTTCATTATGATTTATATCATGCAAGAGTGGATATGGATACGTATAACATCGCTTTTCCTGTGGTTGATGAGGCAACCCAAGTTCAAATTGGGAATGCTCTCTTTACAATACCTGCAAGATTTGTCTTGATTGAGAAGTCCCACGCTACGCCTCTCTCTCTATTTATTATCATGACTTCGTTACTACTCATTCTATGCTTATTGATGTCTCTTATTAGAAATAAAATTAAAGTGGATATTATCCAGCCTATTCATCACTTAAAGGATTACTCAGAAGCTATTCTGAAAGGAAACTATGAGCAAAAAGCCACATACAAAGTCATGGACGAGATCGGTGAGGTCTATGCGGTGTTTGACCAAATGAGAATGGAAATTATGCATCATAGCCTTCGAAGAGATGAACAAGAGCAAGCACAGAAGGAACTGATCTCCAATATTTCACACGAAATAAAGACACCTCTAACAACGCTGAAAGCTTACATTGAAGCCATACGTGAGGGGGTCTGTCCTGATATGTCATCAGTTATGGAATATGTTGAGGTCATGCATAATAATACGGATAAAATGACGAGATTGACGGAGGATCTTTTGGTGCATGCATTAAAAGAATTAGGGCAGATCTCAGTGACGCTTACTGAGCAGTACAGTAGGGACATGTTGCTTACCATTCTACAACCGATCGGTCATTATGTTCGTACAACAGGAGTTACTTTCATTGAGCCGCCGGATATTCCCAATGTACTGATTCATGTGGATGCCAATCGATTGGAACAGGTCATATCTAACCTCACCGCCAACGCTTTGAAACATACATCTGCGGGTGATTCTATTACTGTGAATATAGAGCTTGCCCTGGGACAGTTGAAAATAACGATAGCGGACACAGGAAAAGGAATTCTTCCACAGGATATGCCTTTTGTTTTTGACCGCTATTTCAAAGGGAAGTTGAATTCCAATCCTAGGAATGAGGGGACGGGATTAGGACTCTCCATTTGTAAACATATTATCGAAGCGCACCATGGCTCTATTTCTTTCAAAAGTGTGCAAGGTCAAGGAACGGTATTTCATTGTTGGATTCCGTTATGTTAGGTTGTGTTTGTAATATTTCATTAATATTTAGATAAGAGTCTATACATAAGTGCCCTTTACAATGAGAATATAACATTATTTCAGGAGGGCTTATACTTGGTAAAGAAAGCGATCATTCAAGCTACGAATCTTTGCAAAACCTATTCCACGGGAACCGAACAATTTCATGCCATCAGAAATCTGGATTTAGAAGTTTATGAAGGGGATTTCACAGTTATTATGGGGAATTCAGGTTCAGGTAAGTCCACACTACTGTATCTTCTAAGTGGGCTTGATTCCGTAACGGTAGGTGAGGTTTACTTTAAAGAACAACGTATCGACAGCTACAAAGAGAAGCAATTAGCAGATTTCAGGGCAACTAGAATCGGATATATTTATCAAAGTATTAATCTGGTACCTGACCTAACCTTACGTGAGAATATCGCATTGCCTGGGTACATTGCCGGGCACTCTAAGAAGGAAGTGAAGCGCATGGCGCTCTCACTAATGAAAGCTATGGAAATCGAGGGACAGCAGCATCGCCTACCCTCTCAGACCTCTGGTGGACAACAACAAAGAGCGGCGATTGCCAGAGCATTGATCAATGCGCCAGATGTTATATTTGCGGACGAGCCGACAGGAAGCCTGAATTATGATCAAGGCGTGGCTGTCCTAGATATTTTAACGGATATGAATCGTAAAGGGCAGTCGGTGGTCATGGTAACCCATGATATCAAAGCGGCTTGCAGAGCTGATCGTCTTATATTGATAAAAGATGGAAAAATAGCGGATGTGTTGGAATTTGATAAGTTTGATAATACCCATATCCAAGACAGAGAATCGATTATATTCTCTTGCGTCTCAGGAAAGGGGTAAGAGCTTATGTATGCAGTTTACTCTCTTTGTTTAGCTAATTTAAGAAAAAAGAAGATACATAATGGATTGATAGGCTTACTCATCCTCTTATCGACATTACTCCTTGCTACATCGGTTACGGTTATATTGAATACAAATAATTTATTTACGGATATGCACAATAAAACACATGGCTCTCATGAGATGTTGACGTTAGGAGATGAGCTACATGACCCGCAAAAGGTACATCAATGGTGGAATGAACAAGAAGGGGTTACATCGTCAGAATTGATCCCGTTTAGAACCTTATCCGGAATGACCAATCAGGGGAAAGAGCCTTCTACAGGACTTTCAAGCCTATATTTAGATATGTTGGATACGCCTACGCGCCCTTATGCAGTAGATGAGCTTATATTTGCACAAGGGAATGAGAGTTTAAAGCCTGAGAAAGGGACGATATGGGTCCCCACTGCCATGGCCTATTTATATGATATTTCAGTAGGAGATACACTTGGATTTACAACAGGTGAGAAGAATTTTGAATTGCAAGTATCCGCCGTCATTGTGGATATTCCCCGAGGAGGACCCTTTTCCACAGGTGCACGCATATGGATGAATCATCAGGACTATAATGAACAATTTCATGCCATGCAGGGTAAAGATCAGTATATGATGGGGCTTAGATTCGATGATTATAGTCAGAGTCCAAGCTACTGGGAACAATTTGAGCAAGACATGGGTACTCCTTATCTTGACACAAAAATGAATTTTGTAGAAATGTCTTCTTTTTATCTGATTATGAATAAAGCGATTGGATTTATTATGGTTTTTCTAGGTGTCGTGATGATGCTTGTGGCTTTATTTACGATTGGATTTACGATTTCAGATGATATCTTATCCAAATATAAAACGATTGGGGTAATCAAGGCATTAGGGTTATCCTCAAGGAGAATGATTGGGGTCTATTTAACGCAATATGCACTGATTGCTATTCTTTCAATTATTCCCGGATTAATAGCTAGTCAATGGATATCGAGCGTTATAGTAGAAAGTGCACTTTCGTCCCTAAAGACGGGGACCACGGAGGCCAGTCTGGAAGGGAATCTTATAACCTTTGCTATCGGAATCTTTGTATTTATACTCGTCATACTATCTGTGTTGGTTTATTCCAACAAAGCTCGGCTCGTACAGCCTATGCAAGCCATTCGATATGGCATGTCGGAAAGTGACAATAGCACAATGACCAAACGATTCGCTGCTAAAGAAAATCATAGAATTTCCTTTGGAAGATCGCCGATCCTTGTCGTTATTGGGCTAAGAAATTTATTGAAGAATAAGAAGGCCTCCGTACTTATGCTGTTTCTAGCCACTATGATGTCAGCTGTGCTCGTGCTGGGGTTTGTTCTATTAAACAGTTTGAGTTCAAGTTCTATGAAGCAGACATCCCCATTATGGGGGTATGATGCATCGGACATTGTACTGCTGATTAAAAACAAGTCAGCATTTTCCCGTGTGGAATTTGATAAAGCGATATTATCTGATCCGAGGATTAAAAACATCGGATGGAGGAGCGAAATCAATGGTGTTGTTTCCCCAGAAAGGAATCTGAACACTGAACATTCAACTGCCCAGTCCATGAGTTTTAATATATCTGTTATGGATGGAAGTTATGATGAGATAGGATACACCACATTAAGAGGGGAGAACCCTCAAAATAAAAATGAAATTGCGATTGGAATTAATGTAGCTAAACAACTGGATAAAGATATAGGAGATGTAATAGAGGTTTATATCGAAGGATACAAACATATGCTTACGATTACCGGTATCTACCAGTCCATCGCTTCTCAGTCAATTTCAGGAAGAATTACAGTGGATGCAGTCAAAGTGAATCATCCCGATTATAACGGTTTTGATGCAGCTTACATTACTTTGAATGATATTCGAGATGCGGATTTTATAATAAATGAAATGAATGTGAAGTATAAGGACTCCTTATTAGCAGTAACGATGCAAACGTTATTAGATAACAATTTTAAACAAGCTGTTGCATCTTTAATTCTACCCATGAGTATCATGGGATTGTTATTCACTGGAGTTACAATCATCATCGTATACAGTACTAGTCGTATTAACATCAGAAAAGAAAGTAAAACATACGGCATATATAAATCCATAGGACTGACTTCAACTAAAATTAGATGGTCTGTAACGCTAGGGATTGTAGCTCTTTCTGCTATCGGTGCGGTTATAGGCATGTTTGTGGGAGTTTATCTTCTGCCCATGCTTCTTGGAAGTATTCTCTCTGATTACGGCCTTGCTGAATTACCTTTAATAATGAATTGGGCAGGGATCATTGCTATTGCCTGTGTGACTATGATTTCAGCAGGACTTGGCTCTTGGGCTTCTTCAAGAGTGGTGGCTACAACATCTCCACAAATACTTGCGATTGAGTAATGGGATGGAGGCTACCAGGTGAGTTGGTCTGAAATGTAAATATTTACGTACAAAAGCCCCAGCCTACGGTATAGCTGGGGCTTTTTGACGATCAACTTCTTCAATCATGACATGATAAGGATAAGGGTATGGTATACTAATGAGATGAATTTACTTTTCTTAGAAGAGTATTAAGGGATATCGGTTATCTCAACATACAAAGATTATTGGAGTGATGATATGAGTAAAGCTAAGGGTAAAGGCGGAACGGGTAGAGGAACAGGGAGTAAAGGTTGGACGCGGTGGAACAAAACGGATAAAGGGAAGAAGGCTATCAAACCCTATCCTGTAAAGTATGTTAAAGGATCGGAAAAAGATAAAAGCGACGGCGATAGTAAAGATGAGACCGCATTGAAAAAAGAAATTATAATCAAGAGTACAAAAAGGCACTAATTGAAAGGTCTTTGAAGAAAGAAACTTCTTCAAGAAAGACCTGCAAAAGCTCGATAAAAAATGACTTCTGACTTTTATCAGGAGCCATTTTTCTTATATTTCTACGAGAAACGGTTACGGTCCCTTTAAGGACAGTAACCGTTTCTTCTTGTGTCTATTTTTATCAGTATTTGTGGAATTATAGAACTCTATGTAATTGTACCTATTGTATATTTCGATCCTATGTCCCATAACGTAAGTAACGTAACGTAGATTTTATTTCTTTTTCATAAAAGCATAATTTATTACATTTAAATACATTAAATAACATATTTATTGAATATTATGTGAGGTAATGTGACATTTGTAGTTAAAAATACCCAATGATTTCGCTTACATTAGAGTATTTTATCCCTATTTTAGATGAATCTCAACCTTACAATAACAAACTTGGTTTCCTATAATAGGGAGTGTAGAAGAAATTATTTATAGGGAGGGTCATAGAAAATGAAAAAAAGCTTAACCATGCTTTTGTCCCTGATGTTCGTAACATCAGCTTTACTGACTGGTTGCGGAGGTAACAATAAAGCTACTACCAAAGAAGAGGGAACCAATGCCCCAGCCAAGACGGAAACTACTGCCAATAGTGAGCCGTTCGAAATGACACTGCGCCATACTCAAGTGGGAGCAGACAAGCAGAAACGTCTTGCTATTTTGCAAGATGTTGTAGGAAAAATTGAATCAGAAATTCCTGGTTTAACGTTCGAGTTGGACGGAGTGGAATCTGATGTGAACCGTAAAGAAAAGCTACGCGGTGAAATGGCAGCAGGTCAACCACCAGATATCTTTGATCTTTTTGGTAGTCCTGACTCCAAGATATATGCAAAAGAAGGGAAATTGCTAGATTTGACACCAATCCTAGATGAGTTAGGTATTAAAGACAAGTTCTCAAGTCTTGATCCTTACACTTATGAAGGAAAAGTTTACGGCTTGCCGATCGGTGGTTCTGGTGAAGGTTTCTTCTACAATAAAGAATACTATAAGAGTAAAGGTTGGAAAGCGCCAACTACATTTGCTGAGTTGGAGCAACAACTAGCAGACATCAAGGCTGATGGTAAAGTAGCACTAGCTGGAGCTTCCAAAGCAGGTTGGGTTCCTCTAATGCTAGCTAACCACCTCTGGTCTCGCTATGCAGGTCCAGATGTTACTTCGAAGTTCGTTACTGGTGAAGCTAAATGGACAGATGCTAACGTAGTTCAGGCCTTTGCGAAGTATAAAGAATGGGTAGACAAAGGTTATTTCAAAAAAGGCGAGCTAGGCTTTGAGTATGCAGAATATACAACGCAATTCACGAGCGGTGAAGCGATCCTATTGTATGACGGTACTTGGAAGTCTTCCGTATTCAAAGCGGGTCAATCCGGTGAAGGCATGATTGGTAAGGTCGGATTCTTTAACATCCCTGCAGTTGAGGGTGGAGCTGGTGATCAAACGGCATTGATGCGCGATGTAAATAATGGTTACGGTTTCTCGGCTACTGCTGCAGATGACAAACGCCAATATGCTGCTGTTAAATCGTTCATTAAGAACCTTTTCAATGAAGAAATGCAATTGCGTGGACTTGTAGAAGATGGTGTTCTACCTGCTATCAAAATTGATGAAGCTGTTCTTAACAAAAATATTACAGATGACCTAATGAGTGAAATTGTGGCTGTTCTTAACAACTCCAAATCTTCATTCCCAGCGTTTGAC
The nucleotide sequence above comes from Paenibacillus sp. IHBB 10380. Encoded proteins:
- a CDS encoding DUF3934 family protein: MSKAKGKGGTGRGTGSKGWTRWNKTDKGKKAIKPYPVKYVKGSEKDKSDGDSKDETALKKEIIIKSTKRH
- a CDS encoding sensor histidine kinase, with protein sequence MYLNDWIRKWFIVVLICLFIIIGCGAGLLWDNYRSESEADSKHVINQVRLQVSEMMLYLEQYSQKIHDDPKVQEALQGMSQDHHVSLIYAQLDGRVIFNSSPNNTIQQIDLKTALHYDLYHARVDMDTYNIAFPVVDEATQVQIGNALFTIPARFVLIEKSHATPLSLFIIMTSLLLILCLLMSLIRNKIKVDIIQPIHHLKDYSEAILKGNYEQKATYKVMDEIGEVYAVFDQMRMEIMHHSLRRDEQEQAQKELISNISHEIKTPLTTLKAYIEAIREGVCPDMSSVMEYVEVMHNNTDKMTRLTEDLLVHALKELGQISVTLTEQYSRDMLLTILQPIGHYVRTTGVTFIEPPDIPNVLIHVDANRLEQVISNLTANALKHTSAGDSITVNIELALGQLKITIADTGKGILPQDMPFVFDRYFKGKLNSNPRNEGTGLGLSICKHIIEAHHGSISFKSVQGQGTVFHCWIPLC
- a CDS encoding extracellular solute-binding protein, coding for MKKSLTMLLSLMFVTSALLTGCGGNNKATTKEEGTNAPAKTETTANSEPFEMTLRHTQVGADKQKRLAILQDVVGKIESEIPGLTFELDGVESDVNRKEKLRGEMAAGQPPDIFDLFGSPDSKIYAKEGKLLDLTPILDELGIKDKFSSLDPYTYEGKVYGLPIGGSGEGFFYNKEYYKSKGWKAPTTFAELEQQLADIKADGKVALAGASKAGWVPLMLANHLWSRYAGPDVTSKFVTGEAKWTDANVVQAFAKYKEWVDKGYFKKGELGFEYAEYTTQFTSGEAILLYDGTWKSSVFKAGQSGEGMIGKVGFFNIPAVEGGAGDQTALMRDVNNGYGFSATAADDKRQYAAVKSFIKNLFNEEMQLRGLVEDGVLPAIKIDEAVLNKNITDDLMSEIVAVLNNSKSSFPAFDSLVQADVTTEISNIQIQSLIGGQTTPEKMGEALQKIQEEANAAVE
- a CDS encoding response regulator transcription factor, with amino-acid sequence MNRLRKILIIEDEQDIARIIKDYISKNGYEVAIANNGKEALHFIELLNPEFIILDIMLPDVDGIELCRQIREKNNVPILILSARGSDTDKVLGLGFGADDYMTKPFSLTELLARIKSNLRRVESMISIPANLPDNEDILHFGKITIDKKGYKVTKDGIEISLSAKELELLFFLSKHRNQVFSKSQLLDAIWGYTSYGDESTITVYIRRIREKLEVDPSNPMYIKTVWGIGYKFSFDE
- a CDS encoding ABC transporter permease, producing MYAVYSLCLANLRKKKIHNGLIGLLILLSTLLLATSVTVILNTNNLFTDMHNKTHGSHEMLTLGDELHDPQKVHQWWNEQEGVTSSELIPFRTLSGMTNQGKEPSTGLSSLYLDMLDTPTRPYAVDELIFAQGNESLKPEKGTIWVPTAMAYLYDISVGDTLGFTTGEKNFELQVSAVIVDIPRGGPFSTGARIWMNHQDYNEQFHAMQGKDQYMMGLRFDDYSQSPSYWEQFEQDMGTPYLDTKMNFVEMSSFYLIMNKAIGFIMVFLGVVMMLVALFTIGFTISDDILSKYKTIGVIKALGLSSRRMIGVYLTQYALIAILSIIPGLIASQWISSVIVESALSSLKTGTTEASLEGNLITFAIGIFVFILVILSVLVYSNKARLVQPMQAIRYGMSESDNSTMTKRFAAKENHRISFGRSPILVVIGLRNLLKNKKASVLMLFLATMMSAVLVLGFVLLNSLSSSSMKQTSPLWGYDASDIVLLIKNKSAFSRVEFDKAILSDPRIKNIGWRSEINGVVSPERNLNTEHSTAQSMSFNISVMDGSYDEIGYTTLRGENPQNKNEIAIGINVAKQLDKDIGDVIEVYIEGYKHMLTITGIYQSIASQSISGRITVDAVKVNHPDYNGFDAAYITLNDIRDADFIINEMNVKYKDSLLAVTMQTLLDNNFKQAVASLILPMSIMGLLFTGVTIIIVYSTSRINIRKESKTYGIYKSIGLTSTKIRWSVTLGIVALSAIGAVIGMFVGVYLLPMLLGSILSDYGLAELPLIMNWAGIIAIACVTMISAGLGSWASSRVVATTSPQILAIE
- a CDS encoding ABC transporter ATP-binding protein, with translation MVKKAIIQATNLCKTYSTGTEQFHAIRNLDLEVYEGDFTVIMGNSGSGKSTLLYLLSGLDSVTVGEVYFKEQRIDSYKEKQLADFRATRIGYIYQSINLVPDLTLRENIALPGYIAGHSKKEVKRMALSLMKAMEIEGQQHRLPSQTSGGQQQRAAIARALINAPDVIFADEPTGSLNYDQGVAVLDILTDMNRKGQSVVMVTHDIKAACRADRLILIKDGKIADVLEFDKFDNTHIQDRESIIFSCVSGKG